GATGGCTAAGGTTTCCGTGGAGCCCTCGGGGAAACCGGCGCGAGCGGGCATGCTGTCCTCCAGGCACGAGAAACGCCACGGTGACAGCTTACCATGTATACATCCGAACGCAACTAAGTATGAGACCACGGTGGCGTAACGCCCAGACGACCGAGGCGCAGCCCAAGCACGCCTTTGGTGATTCCCGCGGCCCTGGCCCGGGCAGTGGGGGAGGGCGGGAGGTACGAAGCGGGCGCGGCCTGATTCCGACGCCCTCGGACTCCGACGAGGCGCTGTTTGCGCGCTACCGCGACACAGGCGACCCGGAGGCCTTCGGGGCACTCTACGATCGCTACGCCCCGGGTCTGCTGCGGTTCCTGCAGGTCTTCTGCCGTGACCGCGCGAGCGCCGAGGATGTTCTGCAGCAGACCTTCCTCAAGGTCCACTCCGCCCGGGCGGCTTTCGACGAAGACCGGAGCTTCCGCCCCTGGGTGTTTGCCATCGGGCGACGCGCCGCCCTCAACTGGCGGGAGCGCGAGGCTCGCCGCGCTCACCCCGAGATCCACGACGATCACCCCGACCCGTCCCCCTCCCCGGAAGACCTTGCCGGGGCCCGCGAACAGATCGCCGCTGTCCAGTCGGCGCTGTCGCGGCTCTCCCCCCAGGACGCCGAGGTTCTGATCCTCTTCAAGTACGAGAGCCTCTCCTACCCGGAGATCGGCGAAGTCCTGGGGTGTTCGAGCGACGCGGCCAAGATGCGCGTGCACCGTGCCCTTCGCCGACTCGCCGACCGGCTGCCCGATGGGTTTCGCGGCATCCGCCGCACGGCCTAGCGCCAAAGTCAAAAAAACCGGTTACGGAACTCGACCTCACCGGTATTGCAACCATGGAGGCCGAGGACATGGACCTTTGCACATGGGCCAGGGACCGGATGGACGTGTCCCTGCGGGACGAACTTTCTGCGGACGAGGAGCGGGAGTTCGAACGGCACATGGCTGCATGCAGCGCGTGTGCCCGCGAGTGGGAACCCCTGCGTGTCGCGTGGCTCGCCTTGGACGAGGTGGAGGTGCCCGTGCCGCGTCCCGAGCTTCGCTCGTCGGTGCTGAGCGCGGTCGCGGCGGCCCGGGCCGGAGAAGAGGGGGAACGCGTGCTGCGGGCAACGGTCTTGAAGTTCCTGCTCCCGGCCCTCGTCGCGGCGTTGGTCACCGCCGTCTTCGTGTTGGGGCCCGAAACGCAGTGCCGATCCTCCCTGGCGGTCGCCTGTTGCGGCGTTCTCTGGAGCGGCGTCTACGCCCTCGCCTTCGCCGTCGCCGTGGGCAGCCAGGCGGGGACGCCGTTGCGCCGACTCACCGTGCGGGGGCTCGCCGCCGGTGCCGCAGGTTTGCTCCTGGTGAGGCTGTGCGCCTTCGAGGGCGCTGAACGGTTCCGAGTTCCGCTGCTGGGGGGGCTGACCGACGCGGCTGGGGGATCGCCGCTGGCGGCTTTCGGTCTGGGACTGCTGTTCGCCGCGCCTCCCCTGGTGGCGGCGATCCTGGCCGCTCCCGTGCGGGAAGCCCGGTCGCACCGCAAGGCGATTCTTGCGGAAGGGGGACTCTATTTCGCCTTGCTGGGGCCTGCCGTGGCCCTGTTCGGATCGGAATCCCTCGCCGTGGGGGGATTGGCCGCCCTGCTTCTCGGAGCGGTCGTGGGGTCCACGGTCCCGCTTCTGCTGGAAGTGACGTTTCGCCAGATCTTCCCTGGGAAGACGGGGGAAGGAAGTCTGCCTTGAGAAACCGAGAACCAACGCGCACGAACGGCGCTTTTCATCTCGCCACCCCAATGACCCCATGAACCGGAGGTAATCCCGAATGCATCACCGAAGGACCATCGCCGTCGGATTGACCATTGGCCTCACCCTCCTCGGCAGTGCGGCTTCGGCCGGGTTCGGGTTTCCCAAGGCCGAAGGGCTGGACGTCAACGACGTTCTTGCGGACCCGTCCGGGTACACCAGCGAGATCACCGTGCGCGGGGGCGTGACGATCGTGGAAACAGAGCAGAAGCTGTTCGATATTGTCGACTACCGAGAGTATCGCAGTTGTCGCACGGTGGATTGTGGACGGAAGTGGATTTCCGTTCTTTTCGAGAAGGATCCGCCCAAGAAGGGGGACGTGGTGGAAGTCACCGGTGTGATCGAGAAGAACGATGTTGGCAAGGGTGGGTATGTCCTTAGAGCCACCAAAGTCCGCGTCACCGGGAGGTAGGAACGATGAGTTACTGGAAGCTCATCCTCCGCAACATCACCCGCCGGAAGAGCCGCTTCGTCTTCACCCTTTCGGCGATCGCTGTGGGCATCGCCTCGGTCGTCACCCTGCTCTCGCTGGGGACCGGCCTGGAAGCCGAGATCCGCAAACAGGCCGACGTCCTCGGGGCGCACCTGGTGATCACGCCGCGCGGGTGGTGCGCCTACGAGCAGATCTCGGTCCTGACCGGGGAGACCCTGCCCGAGGCGATCCCCAACGCGGACGTGGAGACGATCGACCGCATCGAGGGAATCCGGACGGTTCCGTATCTCACCCAGCGGACGGTGCTGAAGAACCAGCCCGTGCCCCTGGTGGGGATCCTTCCGGAGCGGATGCACGCCTTCAAGAACTGGACGCTGGGACAGGGGCAGTACCGCCTCGACGAGGCCCACGTCGTGGTGGGGTTTGGGATCGCGAAGCAGTTCGAGCTGGGCGTCGGGGACTCCCTGGGAATTCGCGGCAGCGAGTTCGCGATCAGCGGCATCCTGGAGGAGGTCGGCAACCGGGACGACCTGGCCATCTACATGGATCTGCCCGTGGCCCAGAAGCTCTACGGCACCGGCGACAAGGTCTCGTTCATCTCGGTCAAGGTGGACGACATCGCCCAGGTGGACAAGTACATCCTGGAGATCCAAAACGTCGCCAACGTGGCCGTGGTCTCCGACAAGCAGCTGCTGCGCTCGGTGCTGGCGATCGTGGGGACCGTGGGCAACGCGCTCCAGCTCATCGCGGCGGTGGCGGTGCTCGCCGCGTGCTTCGGCATCACCAACACCATGATGACGGCGATCTACGAGCGCCGGCGCGAGATCGGCATCCTCGACGCCCTGGGCGCGAAGAAGCGCACGATCTTCTCCGTGTTCCTGGGCGAGTCCGCCCTCTACGGCCTCCTGGGCGGGATCGTAGGCGTGGTCGCGGGCTTCGTCTTCTCCCACTTCGCGGCCCCCTACATCGGCCAGAACGAGTTCACGGCCTTCCTCGGAAGCGAGCAGAGCGTGAGCGTCTTCGACCCGGGCATCACCGTCAAGGCACTGGTCTTCGCGATCCTGGTCGCGTCCCTGTCCGGCATCTACCCCGCCCGGCGGGCGGCCAAACTGAGCCCCGTGGAGGCGATCAGCTATGAGTGACCCCATCATCCGTACGGAAGGGCTCTCCAAGATCTACGACGGCGGCTACCGCACGGTGGCCCTGGAGGACGTCAGCCTGGAGATCCCGCGGGGAAGCCTCACCTGCATCATGGGTCCCTCGGGGCACGGCAAGAGCACGCTGCTGCACCTGCTCGGGGGCCTCGACCGGGCCACGGCCGGGAAGGTGTACCTCGACGGCGAGGATCTCACCGCCATGGACCCGAACCGGGTGGCCGAGGTCCGCAGCCGGCGGCTCGGGTTCGTGTTCCAGTTCTTCAACCTGCTGCCGGTGCTCACTTCACTGGAAAACGTCCAGACGGCGATGATGCTCGCCGGGGTTCCCCGCAAGGAGCAGGGGGACCGGGCCATGGAGCTACTGCGCCTTCTGGGCCT
The nucleotide sequence above comes from Thermodesulfobacteriota bacterium. Encoded proteins:
- a CDS encoding sigma-70 family RNA polymerase sigma factor produces the protein MRPRWRNAQTTEAQPKHAFGDSRGPGPGSGGGREVRSGRGLIPTPSDSDEALFARYRDTGDPEAFGALYDRYAPGLLRFLQVFCRDRASAEDVLQQTFLKVHSARAAFDEDRSFRPWVFAIGRRAALNWREREARRAHPEIHDDHPDPSPSPEDLAGAREQIAAVQSALSRLSPQDAEVLILFKYESLSYPEIGEVLGCSSDAAKMRVHRALRRLADRLPDGFRGIRRTA
- a CDS encoding anti-sigma factor, with amino-acid sequence MDLCTWARDRMDVSLRDELSADEEREFERHMAACSACAREWEPLRVAWLALDEVEVPVPRPELRSSVLSAVAAARAGEEGERVLRATVLKFLLPALVAALVTAVFVLGPETQCRSSLAVACCGVLWSGVYALAFAVAVGSQAGTPLRRLTVRGLAAGAAGLLLVRLCAFEGAERFRVPLLGGLTDAAGGSPLAAFGLGLLFAAPPLVAAILAAPVREARSHRKAILAEGGLYFALLGPAVALFGSESLAVGGLAALLLGAVVGSTVPLLLEVTFRQIFPGKTGEGSLP
- a CDS encoding FtsX-like permease family protein, producing the protein MSYWKLILRNITRRKSRFVFTLSAIAVGIASVVTLLSLGTGLEAEIRKQADVLGAHLVITPRGWCAYEQISVLTGETLPEAIPNADVETIDRIEGIRTVPYLTQRTVLKNQPVPLVGILPERMHAFKNWTLGQGQYRLDEAHVVVGFGIAKQFELGVGDSLGIRGSEFAISGILEEVGNRDDLAIYMDLPVAQKLYGTGDKVSFISVKVDDIAQVDKYILEIQNVANVAVVSDKQLLRSVLAIVGTVGNALQLIAAVAVLAACFGITNTMMTAIYERRREIGILDALGAKKRTIFSVFLGESALYGLLGGIVGVVAGFVFSHFAAPYIGQNEFTAFLGSEQSVSVFDPGITVKALVFAILVASLSGIYPARRAAKLSPVEAISYE
- a CDS encoding ABC transporter ATP-binding protein — encoded protein: MSDPIIRTEGLSKIYDGGYRTVALEDVSLEIPRGSLTCIMGPSGHGKSTLLHLLGGLDRATAGKVYLDGEDLTAMDPNRVAEVRSRRLGFVFQFFNLLPVLTSLENVQTAMMLAGVPRKEQGDRAMELLRLLGLEEKAHAKPNQLSGGQRQRVAIARALANDPDLLLMDEPTGNLDSRSEEELLEHVRKVHERGKTIVIVTHSDTVAALAEHVVHIRDGRHVPH